A single Anopheles maculipalpis chromosome 3RL, idAnoMacuDA_375_x, whole genome shotgun sequence DNA region contains:
- the LOC126563893 gene encoding uncharacterized protein LOC126563893 isoform X2: MKLPVLLFGLGLITGVLSQGFGQQPPPFRPIPKSFAVPPKAQRRQLTQQQQTHILSDIQKHQHRFNLHQNQRAPNVFIQPSIQIPVPPQPHGRQPFSGPSNTQQHFQPNAHFHHHSNNLHPPPPPPPSSNAPTNSFRTPSSRPGPNFGAQQDTRLPPQQRSVQNQLQQAQFFNGPPPPPPQHTNGPSGPVVQPLNGQSSFLNSIDTPTFGAPQRPNTLQAPFLQSPPSFTGNGQVRFPNQPNPSNVPTHGQQQQSVPLFPNQQLPLPNSAQNFKLSSPNVGQSAFSAQSTFHSQSVNPALQFPPLSQPIGPNFQQPSPQFQQQQQQQQLPRLQPNIPFIQSANNFNTQPGVGFPQAQPQIQSFNGPQQPVQSQFGVGQTTNFNGLQPQQPLNYQQQQEYERRLKDESERIRELQEKQKVIQKHEQFLQKQYQKQQVKVQQLHQEFLKKQQKILQQQQQYDQAQKTVVPSQVRSREVLPSERTLFEKAVKMQTKPIAEPTTATSPSAAGQLSVIPLKPNSKKDYSSITQSDLDVLLSSNRQNLFQTIKSETAKPAKAKPTKVKSTKALGREDLLKQLKLALAETSPDLGGKNYSSTDLILPNGEKVQVIRTTDPEIIKRANANSEGVLTQQLDSPTTPKPLSFEDIARSGLLPPGADFELIKQTEDGQIQEVGKIPPQKKVTFVYLEEQDDGSYKVQGVKGSGDKETKTSGADVDSILKRIKNGEIQLPPPSSAVAKGSSKPDIVLDTPVTTTTPRHQPIKKANSVTIIPHSTPIEDHASTAYLSGSTVQHTAAPATIYASTPAPASPSGVTAFSPGAYSGSTLPQLVSARLSTPAPVSGNFQADSTARFSEANSVYTPAATTAIPPATPAPSIYQSTNTEQYFSDATAAAIEQQQQTASTYQHQTIHSSHQPTANDVVPTASASEPVTQQQQQQQDNSQLAKEDSQQQQNELPAILKNNGLFAMAKYLRQSGLDTILNETGPYTIFVPTDKAFRSLLVQLGGPEKAEEKFRNNPRLLSGLLLHHVIPGSFEIASLQDEMTGVSLAGTQLRVNQYNMHDSEWNDVKVTTINGAMVVPDKQDIVIPQGIAHAVDRVMFPLPVGDILQTLQSDRERRFTHFLRALFASGMSDTLQNKGIKTYTVFAPTDAAFAHLTSEELTNLVTEKDQAEELVRKHVVPGTLFTAGMRFYQVKDVMAEGKTVTLQKTGGKIKVNDGYLQTSNIPTTNGVIHAIDSLL; encoded by the exons ATTCCCAAATCGTTCGCG GTTCCCCCGAAAGCTCAACGACGCCAACTgacgcaacagcagcagacgCACATTCTGAGCGACATTCAGAAGCATCAGCATCGTTTCAATCTGCATCAGAACCAGCGTGCCCCGAACGTGTTTATACAACCGTCGATTCAAATACCGGTGCCCCCTCAACCTCACGGAAGGCAACCGTTCAGTGGCCCCAGTAACACACAGCAACACTTTCAGCCGAACGCACACTTCCACCATCACTCGAACAACTtacatccaccaccaccaccaccaccatcgtccAATGCACCGACCAACAGCTTCCGCACACCGTCCAGCCGACCAGGACCAAACTTTGGAGCACAA CAGGACACACGCCTACCGCCTCAGCAACGTTCCGTACAGAACCAACTACAGCAGGCCCAATTCTTCAacggaccaccaccaccaccaccacaacacacTAACGGCCCCAGTGGTCCCGTCGTACAGCCACTGAACGGTCAATCGTCCTTCTTGAACAGTATCGACACGCCAACCTTCGGTGCACCTCAAAGACCCAACACCCTCCAAGCTCCATTCCTGCAGAGTCCCCCCTCCTTTACCGGCAATGGGCAGGTTCGCTTCCCGAACCAGCCAAACCCATCCAACGTACCAACTCAtggccaacagcagcagtctgTGCCGTTGTTCCCCAATCAGCAGTTACCACTGCCGAATTCTGCCCAAAACTTCAAGCTCTCCAGTCCGAACGTTGGACAATCGGCGTTCTCCGCGCAATCGACGTTCCACAGCCAATCGGTCAACCCAGCGCTACAGTTCCCGCCACTTTCCCAGCCCATTGGGCCCAACTTCCAGCAACCATCACCCCAgttccaacagcaacagcagcaacaacagctccCGAGACTTCAGCCAAACATCCCGTTCATCCAGTCGGCTAACAATTTCAACACCCAACCAGGAGTTGGATTCCCACAAGCACAACCTCAAATTCAATCATTCAATGGACCACAGCAACCCGTTCAGAGCCAGTTCGGTGTTGGTCAGACGACAAACTTTAACGGACTTCAACCACAACAGCCGCTCAActaccaacagcagcaggagtACGAACGGCGCCTCAAGGACGAAAGTGAACGTATTCGCGAGCTGCAGGAAAAGCAGAAGGTGATCCAAAAGCACGAACAGTTCCTGCAGAAACAATACCAGAAGCAGCAGGTAAAGGTGCAGCAGCTTCACCAAGAATTCCTGAAGAAACAGCAAAAGatcctccagcagcagcagcagtacgatcAGGCGCAAAAAACCGTCGTTCCGTCACAGGTTCGTTCGCGTGAAGTCTTACCATCGGAGCGGACATTGTTCGAAAAGGCCGTCAAGATGCAAACGAAACCGATAGCCGAACCTACCACCGCAACCAGCCCGTCCGCCGCTGGCCAGCTATCGGTGATTCCGCTCAAGCCCAACAGTAAGAAGGATTACAGCAGCATAACGCAGTCCGATCTGGATGTGCTGCTTAGCTCGAACCGACAAAATCTGTTCCAAACGATCAAGAGCGAAACGGCTAAACCGGCCAAGGCGAAACCGACAAAGGTAAAATCGACGAAAGCCTTAGGGCGGGAAGATTTGTTGAAGCAGCTGAAGCTGGCGCTCGCCGAAACTTCACCCGATCTTGGTGGTAAGAACTACAGCTCGACCGACCTGATCCTTCCAAACGGTGAGAAAGTGCAGGTAATCCGTACGACCGACCCAGAGATCATTAAGCGTGCCAACGCCAATTCCGAGGGTGTCCTAACGCAGCAGCTCGATTCGCCCACCACACCGAAGCCGCTCTCGTTCGAAGACATTGCACGCAGTGGTTTGCTGCCCCCGGGGGCCGACTTTGAGCTGATCAAGCAAACGGAAGATGGACAGATCCAGGAGGTGGGTAAGATTCCACCACAGAAGAAGGTAACGTTCGTGTATCTGGAGGAACAGGACGACGGTTCGTACAAAGTGCAGGGCGTGAAGGGAAGTGGAGACAAGGAAACGAAGACATCCGGTGCCGATGTGGACAGCATCCTGAAGCGCATCAAGAACGGTGAAATTCAACTCCCTCCCCCATCGTCAGCAGTGGCCAAGGGATCGTCCAAACCGGACATAGTGCTGGATACACCCGTCACGACCACTACGCCGCGTCATCAACCGATCAAGAAAGCGAACTCGGTGACGATCATTCCACACAGCACACCGATCGAGGATCACGCTTCGACCGCTTACCTGTCCGGCAGTACCGTGCAGCATACGGCCGCTCCTGCCACCATCTACGCCTCTACGCCTGCCCCTGCCAGTCCGAGTGGTGTAACTGCCTTCTCACCGGGAGCTTACTCCGGCAGCACACTTCCACAGCTCGTCTCGGCCCGGCTCTCGACACCAGCTCCGGTGTCTGGCAACTTCCAGGCAGATAGTACAGCACGGTTCTCCGAAGCGAACTCCGTGTACACACCGGCTGCCACAACGGCCATACCTCCCGCGACACCCGCTCCCAGCATCTATCAGAGTACTAACACGGAGCAGTACTTCTCCGATGCAACGGCCGCCGCCatcgagcagcaacagcagacgGCCAGTACCTATCAGCATCAAACCATTCACTCCTCGCATCAGCCCACGGCAAACGACGTTGTCCCGACGGCTTCAGCATCCGAACCCGTaacgcaacagcagcagcagcagcaagacaACAGCCAACTTGCAAAGGAAGActcgcaacagcagcagaacgaACTGCCAGCAATTCTCAAGAATAACGGACTATTTGCCATGGCCAAATATCTCCGTCAGTCTGGTCTCGATACGATTCTGAACGAAACGGGCCCGTACACGATCTTTGTGCCGACCGACAAGGCGTTCCGCAGTCTGCTAGTGCAGCTTGGTGGACCCGAAAAGGCGGAAGAAAAGTTCCGCAACAATCCACGGTTACTGAGCGGA ctACTCTTGCATCATGTCATTCCTGGATCGTTCGAAATTGCATCCCTGCAGGACGAAATGACTGGAGTGTCGCTCGCTGGAACTCAGCTTCGTGTGAACCAGTACAACATGCACGACTCGGAATGGAACGACGTTAAG GTCACAACAATCAACGGCGCTATGGTCGTTCCAGACAAGCAGGACATCGTGATTCCCCAGGGTATTGCGCATGCCGTCGATCGCGTCATGTTCCCGCTACCGGTTGGTGATATTCTTCAGACGCTTCAATCGGACCGTGAGCGACGTTTTACTCACTTCCTGCGAGCTTTGTTTGCATCGGGAATGTCGGATACTCTCCAAAATAAAG gtATCAAAACTTACACAGTATTCGCACCGACCGATGCCGCATTTGCTCATCTCACGTCCGAGGAGCTCACCAACCTAGTCACGGAAAAGGACCAGGCGGAAGAGCTCGTACGCAAGCATGTTGTGCCGGGCACACTGTTCACTGCCGGTATGCGTTTCTACCAGGTTAAGGATGTTATGGCGGAGGGTAAAACGGTAACGCTGCAGAAAACGGGCG GTAAAATCAAGGTTAACGATGGTTATCTGCAGACGTCCAACATCCCAACGACGAACGGCGTCATACATGCGATCGATTCGCTGCTGTAA
- the LOC126563893 gene encoding uncharacterized protein LOC126563893 isoform X3, translating to MKLPVLLFGLGLITGVLSQGFGQQPPPFRPVPPKAQRRQLTQQQQTHILSDIQKHQHRFNLHQNQRAPNVFIQPSIQIPVPPQPHGRQPFSGPSNTQQHFQPNAHFHHHSNNLHPPPPPPPSSNAPTNSFRTPSSRPGPNFGAQQDTRLPPQQRSVQNQLQQAQFFNGPPPPPPQHTNGPSGPVVQPLNGQSSFLNSIDTPTFGAPQRPNTLQAPFLQSPPSFTGNGQVRFPNQPNPSNVPTHGQQQQSVPLFPNQQLPLPNSAQNFKLSSPNVGQSAFSAQSTFHSQSVNPALQFPPLSQPIGPNFQQPSPQFQQQQQQQQLPRLQPNIPFIQSANNFNTQPGVGFPQAQPQIQSFNGPQQPVQSQFGVGQTTNFNGLQPQQPLNYQQQQEYERRLKDESERIRELQEKQKVIQKHEQFLQKQYQKQQVKVQQLHQEFLKKQQKILQQQQQYDQAQKTVVPSQVRSREVLPSERTLFEKAVKMQTKPIAEPTTATSPSAAGQLSVIPLKPNSKKDYSSITQSDLDVLLSSNRQNLFQTIKSETAKPAKAKPTKVKSTKALGREDLLKQLKLALAETSPDLGGKNYSSTDLILPNGEKVQVIRTTDPEIIKRANANSEGVLTQQLDSPTTPKPLSFEDIARSGLLPPGADFELIKQTEDGQIQEVGKIPPQKKVTFVYLEEQDDGSYKVQGVKGSGDKETKTSGADVDSILKRIKNGEIQLPPPSSAVAKGSSKPDIVLDTPVTTTTPRHQPIKKANSVTIIPHSTPIEDHASTAYLSGSTVQHTAAPATIYASTPAPASPSGVTAFSPGAYSGSTLPQLVSARLSTPAPVSGNFQADSTARFSEANSVYTPAATTAIPPATPAPSIYQSTNTEQYFSDATAAAIEQQQQTASTYQHQTIHSSHQPTANDVVPTASASEPVTQQQQQQQDNSQLAKEDSQQQQNELPAILKNNGLFAMAKYLRQSGLDTILNETGPYTIFVPTDKAFRSLLVQLGGPEKAEEKFRNNPRLLSGLLLHHVIPGSFEIASLQDEMTGVSLAGTQLRVNQYNMHDSEWNDVKVTTINGAMVVPDKQDIVIPQGIAHAVDRVMFPLPVGDILQTLQSDRERRFTHFLRALFASGMSDTLQNKGIKTYTVFAPTDAAFAHLTSEELTNLVTEKDQAEELVRKHVVPGTLFTAGMRFYQVKDVMAEGKTVTLQKTGGKIKVNDGYLQTSNIPTTNGVIHAIDSLL from the exons GTTCCCCCGAAAGCTCAACGACGCCAACTgacgcaacagcagcagacgCACATTCTGAGCGACATTCAGAAGCATCAGCATCGTTTCAATCTGCATCAGAACCAGCGTGCCCCGAACGTGTTTATACAACCGTCGATTCAAATACCGGTGCCCCCTCAACCTCACGGAAGGCAACCGTTCAGTGGCCCCAGTAACACACAGCAACACTTTCAGCCGAACGCACACTTCCACCATCACTCGAACAACTtacatccaccaccaccaccaccaccatcgtccAATGCACCGACCAACAGCTTCCGCACACCGTCCAGCCGACCAGGACCAAACTTTGGAGCACAA CAGGACACACGCCTACCGCCTCAGCAACGTTCCGTACAGAACCAACTACAGCAGGCCCAATTCTTCAacggaccaccaccaccaccaccacaacacacTAACGGCCCCAGTGGTCCCGTCGTACAGCCACTGAACGGTCAATCGTCCTTCTTGAACAGTATCGACACGCCAACCTTCGGTGCACCTCAAAGACCCAACACCCTCCAAGCTCCATTCCTGCAGAGTCCCCCCTCCTTTACCGGCAATGGGCAGGTTCGCTTCCCGAACCAGCCAAACCCATCCAACGTACCAACTCAtggccaacagcagcagtctgTGCCGTTGTTCCCCAATCAGCAGTTACCACTGCCGAATTCTGCCCAAAACTTCAAGCTCTCCAGTCCGAACGTTGGACAATCGGCGTTCTCCGCGCAATCGACGTTCCACAGCCAATCGGTCAACCCAGCGCTACAGTTCCCGCCACTTTCCCAGCCCATTGGGCCCAACTTCCAGCAACCATCACCCCAgttccaacagcaacagcagcaacaacagctccCGAGACTTCAGCCAAACATCCCGTTCATCCAGTCGGCTAACAATTTCAACACCCAACCAGGAGTTGGATTCCCACAAGCACAACCTCAAATTCAATCATTCAATGGACCACAGCAACCCGTTCAGAGCCAGTTCGGTGTTGGTCAGACGACAAACTTTAACGGACTTCAACCACAACAGCCGCTCAActaccaacagcagcaggagtACGAACGGCGCCTCAAGGACGAAAGTGAACGTATTCGCGAGCTGCAGGAAAAGCAGAAGGTGATCCAAAAGCACGAACAGTTCCTGCAGAAACAATACCAGAAGCAGCAGGTAAAGGTGCAGCAGCTTCACCAAGAATTCCTGAAGAAACAGCAAAAGatcctccagcagcagcagcagtacgatcAGGCGCAAAAAACCGTCGTTCCGTCACAGGTTCGTTCGCGTGAAGTCTTACCATCGGAGCGGACATTGTTCGAAAAGGCCGTCAAGATGCAAACGAAACCGATAGCCGAACCTACCACCGCAACCAGCCCGTCCGCCGCTGGCCAGCTATCGGTGATTCCGCTCAAGCCCAACAGTAAGAAGGATTACAGCAGCATAACGCAGTCCGATCTGGATGTGCTGCTTAGCTCGAACCGACAAAATCTGTTCCAAACGATCAAGAGCGAAACGGCTAAACCGGCCAAGGCGAAACCGACAAAGGTAAAATCGACGAAAGCCTTAGGGCGGGAAGATTTGTTGAAGCAGCTGAAGCTGGCGCTCGCCGAAACTTCACCCGATCTTGGTGGTAAGAACTACAGCTCGACCGACCTGATCCTTCCAAACGGTGAGAAAGTGCAGGTAATCCGTACGACCGACCCAGAGATCATTAAGCGTGCCAACGCCAATTCCGAGGGTGTCCTAACGCAGCAGCTCGATTCGCCCACCACACCGAAGCCGCTCTCGTTCGAAGACATTGCACGCAGTGGTTTGCTGCCCCCGGGGGCCGACTTTGAGCTGATCAAGCAAACGGAAGATGGACAGATCCAGGAGGTGGGTAAGATTCCACCACAGAAGAAGGTAACGTTCGTGTATCTGGAGGAACAGGACGACGGTTCGTACAAAGTGCAGGGCGTGAAGGGAAGTGGAGACAAGGAAACGAAGACATCCGGTGCCGATGTGGACAGCATCCTGAAGCGCATCAAGAACGGTGAAATTCAACTCCCTCCCCCATCGTCAGCAGTGGCCAAGGGATCGTCCAAACCGGACATAGTGCTGGATACACCCGTCACGACCACTACGCCGCGTCATCAACCGATCAAGAAAGCGAACTCGGTGACGATCATTCCACACAGCACACCGATCGAGGATCACGCTTCGACCGCTTACCTGTCCGGCAGTACCGTGCAGCATACGGCCGCTCCTGCCACCATCTACGCCTCTACGCCTGCCCCTGCCAGTCCGAGTGGTGTAACTGCCTTCTCACCGGGAGCTTACTCCGGCAGCACACTTCCACAGCTCGTCTCGGCCCGGCTCTCGACACCAGCTCCGGTGTCTGGCAACTTCCAGGCAGATAGTACAGCACGGTTCTCCGAAGCGAACTCCGTGTACACACCGGCTGCCACAACGGCCATACCTCCCGCGACACCCGCTCCCAGCATCTATCAGAGTACTAACACGGAGCAGTACTTCTCCGATGCAACGGCCGCCGCCatcgagcagcaacagcagacgGCCAGTACCTATCAGCATCAAACCATTCACTCCTCGCATCAGCCCACGGCAAACGACGTTGTCCCGACGGCTTCAGCATCCGAACCCGTaacgcaacagcagcagcagcagcaagacaACAGCCAACTTGCAAAGGAAGActcgcaacagcagcagaacgaACTGCCAGCAATTCTCAAGAATAACGGACTATTTGCCATGGCCAAATATCTCCGTCAGTCTGGTCTCGATACGATTCTGAACGAAACGGGCCCGTACACGATCTTTGTGCCGACCGACAAGGCGTTCCGCAGTCTGCTAGTGCAGCTTGGTGGACCCGAAAAGGCGGAAGAAAAGTTCCGCAACAATCCACGGTTACTGAGCGGA ctACTCTTGCATCATGTCATTCCTGGATCGTTCGAAATTGCATCCCTGCAGGACGAAATGACTGGAGTGTCGCTCGCTGGAACTCAGCTTCGTGTGAACCAGTACAACATGCACGACTCGGAATGGAACGACGTTAAG GTCACAACAATCAACGGCGCTATGGTCGTTCCAGACAAGCAGGACATCGTGATTCCCCAGGGTATTGCGCATGCCGTCGATCGCGTCATGTTCCCGCTACCGGTTGGTGATATTCTTCAGACGCTTCAATCGGACCGTGAGCGACGTTTTACTCACTTCCTGCGAGCTTTGTTTGCATCGGGAATGTCGGATACTCTCCAAAATAAAG gtATCAAAACTTACACAGTATTCGCACCGACCGATGCCGCATTTGCTCATCTCACGTCCGAGGAGCTCACCAACCTAGTCACGGAAAAGGACCAGGCGGAAGAGCTCGTACGCAAGCATGTTGTGCCGGGCACACTGTTCACTGCCGGTATGCGTTTCTACCAGGTTAAGGATGTTATGGCGGAGGGTAAAACGGTAACGCTGCAGAAAACGGGCG GTAAAATCAAGGTTAACGATGGTTATCTGCAGACGTCCAACATCCCAACGACGAACGGCGTCATACATGCGATCGATTCGCTGCTGTAA
- the LOC126563893 gene encoding uncharacterized protein LOC126563893 isoform X1 has product MKLPVLLFGLGLITGVLSQGFGQQPPPFRPIPKSFAVPPKAQRRQLTQQQQTHILSDIQKHQHRFNLHQNQRAPNVFIQPSIQIPVPPQPHGRQPFSGPSNTQQHFQPNAHFHHHSNNLHPPPPPPPSSNAPTNSFRTPSSRPGPNFGAQVNRYYFQHHTQTTFIPNFLQLLQQDTRLPPQQRSVQNQLQQAQFFNGPPPPPPQHTNGPSGPVVQPLNGQSSFLNSIDTPTFGAPQRPNTLQAPFLQSPPSFTGNGQVRFPNQPNPSNVPTHGQQQQSVPLFPNQQLPLPNSAQNFKLSSPNVGQSAFSAQSTFHSQSVNPALQFPPLSQPIGPNFQQPSPQFQQQQQQQQLPRLQPNIPFIQSANNFNTQPGVGFPQAQPQIQSFNGPQQPVQSQFGVGQTTNFNGLQPQQPLNYQQQQEYERRLKDESERIRELQEKQKVIQKHEQFLQKQYQKQQVKVQQLHQEFLKKQQKILQQQQQYDQAQKTVVPSQVRSREVLPSERTLFEKAVKMQTKPIAEPTTATSPSAAGQLSVIPLKPNSKKDYSSITQSDLDVLLSSNRQNLFQTIKSETAKPAKAKPTKVKSTKALGREDLLKQLKLALAETSPDLGGKNYSSTDLILPNGEKVQVIRTTDPEIIKRANANSEGVLTQQLDSPTTPKPLSFEDIARSGLLPPGADFELIKQTEDGQIQEVGKIPPQKKVTFVYLEEQDDGSYKVQGVKGSGDKETKTSGADVDSILKRIKNGEIQLPPPSSAVAKGSSKPDIVLDTPVTTTTPRHQPIKKANSVTIIPHSTPIEDHASTAYLSGSTVQHTAAPATIYASTPAPASPSGVTAFSPGAYSGSTLPQLVSARLSTPAPVSGNFQADSTARFSEANSVYTPAATTAIPPATPAPSIYQSTNTEQYFSDATAAAIEQQQQTASTYQHQTIHSSHQPTANDVVPTASASEPVTQQQQQQQDNSQLAKEDSQQQQNELPAILKNNGLFAMAKYLRQSGLDTILNETGPYTIFVPTDKAFRSLLVQLGGPEKAEEKFRNNPRLLSGLLLHHVIPGSFEIASLQDEMTGVSLAGTQLRVNQYNMHDSEWNDVKVTTINGAMVVPDKQDIVIPQGIAHAVDRVMFPLPVGDILQTLQSDRERRFTHFLRALFASGMSDTLQNKGIKTYTVFAPTDAAFAHLTSEELTNLVTEKDQAEELVRKHVVPGTLFTAGMRFYQVKDVMAEGKTVTLQKTGGKIKVNDGYLQTSNIPTTNGVIHAIDSLL; this is encoded by the exons ATTCCCAAATCGTTCGCG GTTCCCCCGAAAGCTCAACGACGCCAACTgacgcaacagcagcagacgCACATTCTGAGCGACATTCAGAAGCATCAGCATCGTTTCAATCTGCATCAGAACCAGCGTGCCCCGAACGTGTTTATACAACCGTCGATTCAAATACCGGTGCCCCCTCAACCTCACGGAAGGCAACCGTTCAGTGGCCCCAGTAACACACAGCAACACTTTCAGCCGAACGCACACTTCCACCATCACTCGAACAACTtacatccaccaccaccaccaccaccatcgtccAATGCACCGACCAACAGCTTCCGCACACCGTCCAGCCGACCAGGACCAAACTTTGGAGCACAAGTAAACCGCTACTACTTCCAGCACCACACGCAAACAACATTCATACCCAATTTTTTACAACTCTTACAGCAGGACACACGCCTACCGCCTCAGCAACGTTCCGTACAGAACCAACTACAGCAGGCCCAATTCTTCAacggaccaccaccaccaccaccacaacacacTAACGGCCCCAGTGGTCCCGTCGTACAGCCACTGAACGGTCAATCGTCCTTCTTGAACAGTATCGACACGCCAACCTTCGGTGCACCTCAAAGACCCAACACCCTCCAAGCTCCATTCCTGCAGAGTCCCCCCTCCTTTACCGGCAATGGGCAGGTTCGCTTCCCGAACCAGCCAAACCCATCCAACGTACCAACTCAtggccaacagcagcagtctgTGCCGTTGTTCCCCAATCAGCAGTTACCACTGCCGAATTCTGCCCAAAACTTCAAGCTCTCCAGTCCGAACGTTGGACAATCGGCGTTCTCCGCGCAATCGACGTTCCACAGCCAATCGGTCAACCCAGCGCTACAGTTCCCGCCACTTTCCCAGCCCATTGGGCCCAACTTCCAGCAACCATCACCCCAgttccaacagcaacagcagcaacaacagctccCGAGACTTCAGCCAAACATCCCGTTCATCCAGTCGGCTAACAATTTCAACACCCAACCAGGAGTTGGATTCCCACAAGCACAACCTCAAATTCAATCATTCAATGGACCACAGCAACCCGTTCAGAGCCAGTTCGGTGTTGGTCAGACGACAAACTTTAACGGACTTCAACCACAACAGCCGCTCAActaccaacagcagcaggagtACGAACGGCGCCTCAAGGACGAAAGTGAACGTATTCGCGAGCTGCAGGAAAAGCAGAAGGTGATCCAAAAGCACGAACAGTTCCTGCAGAAACAATACCAGAAGCAGCAGGTAAAGGTGCAGCAGCTTCACCAAGAATTCCTGAAGAAACAGCAAAAGatcctccagcagcagcagcagtacgatcAGGCGCAAAAAACCGTCGTTCCGTCACAGGTTCGTTCGCGTGAAGTCTTACCATCGGAGCGGACATTGTTCGAAAAGGCCGTCAAGATGCAAACGAAACCGATAGCCGAACCTACCACCGCAACCAGCCCGTCCGCCGCTGGCCAGCTATCGGTGATTCCGCTCAAGCCCAACAGTAAGAAGGATTACAGCAGCATAACGCAGTCCGATCTGGATGTGCTGCTTAGCTCGAACCGACAAAATCTGTTCCAAACGATCAAGAGCGAAACGGCTAAACCGGCCAAGGCGAAACCGACAAAGGTAAAATCGACGAAAGCCTTAGGGCGGGAAGATTTGTTGAAGCAGCTGAAGCTGGCGCTCGCCGAAACTTCACCCGATCTTGGTGGTAAGAACTACAGCTCGACCGACCTGATCCTTCCAAACGGTGAGAAAGTGCAGGTAATCCGTACGACCGACCCAGAGATCATTAAGCGTGCCAACGCCAATTCCGAGGGTGTCCTAACGCAGCAGCTCGATTCGCCCACCACACCGAAGCCGCTCTCGTTCGAAGACATTGCACGCAGTGGTTTGCTGCCCCCGGGGGCCGACTTTGAGCTGATCAAGCAAACGGAAGATGGACAGATCCAGGAGGTGGGTAAGATTCCACCACAGAAGAAGGTAACGTTCGTGTATCTGGAGGAACAGGACGACGGTTCGTACAAAGTGCAGGGCGTGAAGGGAAGTGGAGACAAGGAAACGAAGACATCCGGTGCCGATGTGGACAGCATCCTGAAGCGCATCAAGAACGGTGAAATTCAACTCCCTCCCCCATCGTCAGCAGTGGCCAAGGGATCGTCCAAACCGGACATAGTGCTGGATACACCCGTCACGACCACTACGCCGCGTCATCAACCGATCAAGAAAGCGAACTCGGTGACGATCATTCCACACAGCACACCGATCGAGGATCACGCTTCGACCGCTTACCTGTCCGGCAGTACCGTGCAGCATACGGCCGCTCCTGCCACCATCTACGCCTCTACGCCTGCCCCTGCCAGTCCGAGTGGTGTAACTGCCTTCTCACCGGGAGCTTACTCCGGCAGCACACTTCCACAGCTCGTCTCGGCCCGGCTCTCGACACCAGCTCCGGTGTCTGGCAACTTCCAGGCAGATAGTACAGCACGGTTCTCCGAAGCGAACTCCGTGTACACACCGGCTGCCACAACGGCCATACCTCCCGCGACACCCGCTCCCAGCATCTATCAGAGTACTAACACGGAGCAGTACTTCTCCGATGCAACGGCCGCCGCCatcgagcagcaacagcagacgGCCAGTACCTATCAGCATCAAACCATTCACTCCTCGCATCAGCCCACGGCAAACGACGTTGTCCCGACGGCTTCAGCATCCGAACCCGTaacgcaacagcagcagcagcagcaagacaACAGCCAACTTGCAAAGGAAGActcgcaacagcagcagaacgaACTGCCAGCAATTCTCAAGAATAACGGACTATTTGCCATGGCCAAATATCTCCGTCAGTCTGGTCTCGATACGATTCTGAACGAAACGGGCCCGTACACGATCTTTGTGCCGACCGACAAGGCGTTCCGCAGTCTGCTAGTGCAGCTTGGTGGACCCGAAAAGGCGGAAGAAAAGTTCCGCAACAATCCACGGTTACTGAGCGGA ctACTCTTGCATCATGTCATTCCTGGATCGTTCGAAATTGCATCCCTGCAGGACGAAATGACTGGAGTGTCGCTCGCTGGAACTCAGCTTCGTGTGAACCAGTACAACATGCACGACTCGGAATGGAACGACGTTAAG GTCACAACAATCAACGGCGCTATGGTCGTTCCAGACAAGCAGGACATCGTGATTCCCCAGGGTATTGCGCATGCCGTCGATCGCGTCATGTTCCCGCTACCGGTTGGTGATATTCTTCAGACGCTTCAATCGGACCGTGAGCGACGTTTTACTCACTTCCTGCGAGCTTTGTTTGCATCGGGAATGTCGGATACTCTCCAAAATAAAG gtATCAAAACTTACACAGTATTCGCACCGACCGATGCCGCATTTGCTCATCTCACGTCCGAGGAGCTCACCAACCTAGTCACGGAAAAGGACCAGGCGGAAGAGCTCGTACGCAAGCATGTTGTGCCGGGCACACTGTTCACTGCCGGTATGCGTTTCTACCAGGTTAAGGATGTTATGGCGGAGGGTAAAACGGTAACGCTGCAGAAAACGGGCG GTAAAATCAAGGTTAACGATGGTTATCTGCAGACGTCCAACATCCCAACGACGAACGGCGTCATACATGCGATCGATTCGCTGCTGTAA